CGCAGCAATTCGCCCGATGGCGCGAGCATGCGGACATCCTCCAAGACCGAGAAATTCTTCGGGGGATGAACGTGGCGGTATTTGACTTGTTCCGAAGAAGCCTTCCCCTCGCAAGGGATCAGCCGAGATCGGCGGCTGCGATCCAGAACACCTCGCCCTCGGAATCCTCGGTGTCCAGCCAGAGCAGCGGCAGTTCCGGAAAGGCCTCGTCGACCAGTTCGCGGCCGCGGCCGATCTCGCAGATCAGCCCGCCATTCGGTGTGAGGTGATCGGGCGCCTCGTGCAGGATCCGGCGCACCACGTCGAGACCGTCGCGGCCGCCATCGAAGGCGAGATTCGGCTCGGCTCGGCACTCCGGCGGCAGGGCCGCCATCCCTTCGGCATCGACATAGGGCGGATTGGTGATGATCAGGTCGTAGCGTGCATCGCCGAGCGGGGCGAACAGGTCGCCGCGAAAGAGGCTAATCCGGTCCTCGAGCCCGTATGCGCCGACATTTCGCGTAGCGACCTCGAGCGCGCCCTTGGAGATGTCGACGGCATCGACGGTGGCGCTGGGAAAATGATGCGCGGCCAGGATGGCGAGGCATCCCGATCCGGTGCAGAGATCGAGCACGCGCTCGACGGCCGTGGGATCGTCGATCAGCGATCCGGCATTGCCGTCGCCGCCGAAATGCGACTCCAGGAGCTCGCCGATGAAGGAGCGCGGAACGATGACGCGCTCATCGACATAGAAGGGCAGGCCGCGCATGTAGATCTTGTTGACGAGATAGGCGGCCGGTTTGCGCGTGGTGACGCGCTCGTGGATGAGATCGAGGATGGTCGCGGCCTCGGCGACCGTGACGCGCGCGTTGGCAAAAATCTCGAACTGTTCGGGATTGAGATGCAGCGCCTCGCTGACCAGGAAGGCTGCTTCGGCAACCGGATCGGTCGTGCCATGCGCAAAGGCAAGCTCGGCCTCGACGAAGCGGCTGACCGCATAG
This genomic stretch from Bradyrhizobium sp. CCGB12 harbors:
- the prmB gene encoding 50S ribosomal protein L3 N(5)-glutamine methyltransferase is translated as MARASKKTLRGRAAPKPAKPGPGELLTLLDFVRYAVSRFVEAELAFAHGTTDPVAEAAFLVSEALHLNPEQFEIFANARVTVAEAATILDLIHERVTTRKPAAYLVNKIYMRGLPFYVDERVIVPRSFIGELLESHFGGDGNAGSLIDDPTAVERVLDLCTGSGCLAILAAHHFPSATVDAVDISKGALEVATRNVGAYGLEDRISLFRGDLFAPLGDARYDLIITNPPYVDAEGMAALPPECRAEPNLAFDGGRDGLDVVRRILHEAPDHLTPNGGLICEIGRGRELVDEAFPELPLLWLDTEDSEGEVFWIAAADLG